Proteins from a genomic interval of Gossypium hirsutum isolate 1008001.06 chromosome A09, Gossypium_hirsutum_v2.1, whole genome shotgun sequence:
- the LOC107896458 gene encoding uncharacterized protein has protein sequence MAAKPLTSEAIALTEKKMDMTLDDIIKMSKNTSHKSKKQRRIPNKIQRPVSNAAKDKALKVRQYMDSRASVRQGVLAQRRSNFQGNRFPFAAEAARRAAVAPIRNRAFNTSRVANLNKPRVGGPPVQRRAANGGFTAKPQQQLQQQQLQQDQQENIVTKQRPKTLDSLFANMKEERLRVLSHQNNGVQPNGRGRQRMPWGRGRFGN, from the exons ATGGCGGCTAAACCTCTTACGAGTGAAGCAATCGCCCTCACAGAAAAGAAAATGGACATGACATTGG ATGATATcattaaaatgtcaaaaaataCTTCACATAAATCTAAGAAACAGCGAAGGATACCg AATAAAATCCAGAGACCTGTGAGTAATGCTGCTAAAGATAAGGCCTTGAAGGTACGACAGTACATGGACTCGCGGGCCTCTGTTAGACAG GGGGTTCTAGCTCAAAGAAGGTCTAATTTCCAGGGGAACCGGTTTCCTTTTGCGGCTGAGGCTGCACGTAGGGCTGCAGTTGCTCCAATACGCAATAGAGCATTTAATACTAGCAGGGTGGCTAATTTGAACAAGCCAAG GGTTGGAGGACCACCTGTCCAAAGGAGGGCTGCAAATGGCGGTTTTACTGCAAAG CCACAGCAGCAGCTACAACAACAACAACTACAGCAAGACCAACAAGAGAACATAGTAACAAAACAAAGGCCTAAAACATTGGATTCCCTCTTTGCCAATATGAAAGAAGAGCGATTGAGGGTATTGTCACATCAGAACAATGGTGTACAACCTAATGGCCGTGGCCGACAAAGAATGCCCTGGGGAAGAGGCCGTTTTGGCAACTGA